cgcaaacaaatgcgtttctattcttttttgttccgggaacaaaaaaacaggatttttgttcataaacaaaaaaaaaagagtacaaACATACAGGCCCTGACACTCCctcttttttggggttttttattattagaatttgtttagtacaaaaaccaaaaaacccaaactatTTACATTTAGCCTAAACTTtctttgtaacataaaaaatctcaaattatgctaACTATAATACTTTTACCTTTATGAtatcaaaaattgcaaaactcTTATTGTGTGATATATTTACACTTCATCAaagtttaattaaatgatttttcagtcaaaatgAAGTCATTTATTTTGCTTAAGCCACGTCcatgaaaatagatttttagTGGCACTCATTGACCGAATATTGATGTAAGGTAAAtatgtcaaaattttggaattttaagttTGAGgatgttttttctttaaaaaaaaaaaagtaaggaaaatttATTGCTCTCGAGTGATGTATTAGAAGGGAAACGGGTCCTTCGTATGTTTAAGGGAAGGGAATGGAGTAGTTGAGTGTGCAAttggataaaagaaaatttcagagGCGTgtgattgaataaattaaagaagCTCAACAACTACGGActgcttaattctttcatttactaattttcgCATGACCATTACCCAAGACGGTTGACAAATTGCCGTCCTAAAGCAGTTATCCCCGCCCTTGATTTTgacataaattttcatttaccTTGACTCATTCTCGAAAGGTTGATTTCCATGAAGGTACCGGGAACAAAAAGAGGAAGACGACGGACACTTTCGATGATCTTCCCACACTGCCTCTTCTCTGGTCGTTTTCCAATCTCAAAGTCTTGTTATTTCCATTTTCCTAGGATTCATTAGTCAATTAAATGACTCTAATATTATAAAACTTGAATCTTTGGTCAATCATAATCTACTAGTGAAACGCGGAAGGTCCTTAGTATTACAAAATTAATAGACGTAAGAAGCAAGCGAAATATTCATTCAATGTGATTctcgaacttttaatttgtttaatgtaattctTGGACTTCTGGTACAtactaaactatataaaaatattcaatatagtctcCCCACATATAAACTAATGAAAATatgatattgaatattttcatataattcaggaattaagttgaatatgtacaaaaaatttaagtaccatattgaataaattaaaagtttagtgatcatattacatattaaactgattttgatggattatattaaataaattaaaaatttataaatcacatcatatattgaatcaaaattcaaggGCTCTTTGTGCAAAGATAAGGAGAATAAAATAACATGGCAATTATCAAGAGTCTGTCATAATGTCAGACGCGTTCTTGCCTCCATCTCTGCAACCGCGAGGGGGTTCTCTCCCACTGGCCGCGGGGAATTTCCGCGTTTTCCTTGGATCCGTGTCCGTCGAGCACCGGAACTAACGGGCGAACATTCGCAGCAAATCTTTCGAAGACCCAGATCACACGCCATTCCTTCTCCCCAGATTGTGCAACTCCGCAGACCTAGAAGAAGCCTTTATATACTTTACCGTTTCTGCCTCTTGTCCTTCACTTCGCTTTAGCTGTTGGAGCGATACTAATTCACTGAAGAGCAACTTAATCTCCCATCCGTTTGATGTTCTTGCCGAGGCTGAAAAGCGTCAAGCTTATCGATCCGCTCCTCCTCGCGCGCCAGGGCTCCGTGCCGAGACCGGTCGTCCGAGGCCTCTTTTTCGTGCTTTGACTCCTTGCGAGTGAAGGGCATTAGAGGGTACGCGTGGATCGATGCATTTGgttttctctctccacttctcATTGTTTAATCCATCGTCTGTGGCGACGGCAAAGCCTACCCAATTGCCCACCTTTCgtatttctttatttgtttgattcatGGACATTCGCAATTTAGTTGGTTTTTGTGTTTGGTcctttttttgtcagaaaatttttatttttcttcgtGGGTGTGGCTGTCTTGATGCTCTCTCGAGCTTTtgtattaaaatatatttggagTTTGAGTCCAATGTGAAATTCCGAATATTCCAAATTAGATATGTTGTGGAcgttcgaaatcgagcaaagaagatctgaagatcaacttctcaaaatttgaatatgcGTTGGAGAGTTTGGTCACTGAAATAGAAAagtccaactttcacttggatttggattttgtttaaaatatatagtgaatatattttggttaaaatagGCAAGTTAAGAAAcagaatcctatgagaagtcgGCACAAGAATAAGGAGAATAAGGgtttcacttatatatatatatatagatttgtGGCCGTAGATGGTAGaaatttaatcatgaaaaattggtcttgaagcaccGAGTGTTTGGGaggaattttctttgtcgttcttgttcgtgaattacatccaagaaaatttaatgttgaagcaattaaatcttgtggtaagatttgcgtgtaattcctttgtgagattgagagattatttctttaGGAATTTCGGGCTAAACACCGCGTgggttattgggtgtaattgagGTTTGgaaaacaccgagagagtgtttgagagattcgagtgtgtaatcttcttgtatcacttgatctatagtgaaattcgctgctgcccTCCCCGTAAACGTAAgtctttacgactgaatcatgtaaatccggtgtccgatttattttttcttttgtctatattattgtttgatCGCTCGCCTTTTCGTAACACTTTGCGTATCCATTGGATGAGTGAGCTGTTCACATCATCACCCAAGAGGGTGTTTGCGAGAGAGTCAGACTTAGTAAACAGAGACTATTGaagtcttcctcctcctttttttttttttcatttagttCTGTTCTGGGTTATTTTCTATTTGGGTTTATTACTTTACTTTTGACCTAGACCAGTTGTTTCCGATAAAAATCAGTGGATGAATGATCGCTTCATTTGTCCAGGTTTAGCTCCTAGGGTGCCGTTTCCCATCAGGTACAAGTCTATCAGCGCATCATCAGCTTTGAGGCAAGTCATGACTGAACATAACGATAGTGGGATCGAGCAGATTCAACTGCTCGATGGGTGTGAGGATTCATATGGAGGAGTCAGGGTGGAGATCAAGGAGGATATGGATGCTGATGTCATGAAAGCTGATGTCTTTGCGTCTTTGCTCCGGGCTTCAGTATCAAGCTGGAAACAACAGGTGCCGCACTTGTATTTCATCGGTCTTGtcagtttgttttttttggaTTTGTAACAATATCAATCTGGTCTTCTGTATTTCTTCTTACCGGGTATATTTTGGTTGCAGGGGAAGAAGGGAGTGTGGATCAAATTGCCCATTAAATGTTCACATCTTGTTGACATTATAGTGAAGGTACATATATGTGTTTTTTCTTGGCCAAGATTTAGTATTGGCCCCTCTTGTTAAATTGCTTTCTAACAGGAAGTTTGATAGATTTAGGTATGAAATACACGGTCCATTGAAATATTGTCTGGTAATTTGGCAGGAAGGATTTAGGTATCACCATGCTGAATCAGATTACTTGATGCTTGTCCGCTGGCTTCCTGAGACCCAGGATACTATTCCTGCTAATGCTTCACATAGGGTGGGCGTTGGTGCTTTCGTCTTGAATGATAAAAGAGAGGTGACTTTCTGCCTTGCCATTGTCCCGTTTCTTGCACTTGCCCTTTTAAGACTCTAATAGGAAGATGCAAAGAGATGGAAATGTAACATTTGATTTGCTCATTCAGTTGTTCTTAGAAGTTCAGAGTTGGACTCTAGCACCAGACACTTCTCTCTGCAGTAGTATGTAAGACTAGATATTTGCAGTGTGTAAAATCAGCCTGCTCGATAGGTATAGAATCCTTTAGAACGATAGGTAGGATCACTGTAACTTTGCCTGGGATCACAGTAACTTCGCCTGGGAAGAAAACCTCTGCATTCAATGTTCACTGGATTTATACGTGTGTATGTTGCCATTGTGGATAAGCAGAGTtattggatttgttttctttttccttaatagAACCAGTCTTTGGTGCCAATGCCTTGCTATAATCTTTTGGTTTGACTAGGTTATATCTATGACAAGCTATTTAGTAAAGGACTTCAGGCAATATTAGCATTTGTATTGCAATAAATCTTCTCATCTTAGCAACAATCACATAATCTTCCATCGGTTTTCCTCTTTTAAAGGATTCAGCCTGTAAATAACAGCCTTACTTTGTGAAGAGATACAATGCAGTGAAGTTTTATACCAACTTTTGTTTGGTGCACGCTTTTGCTCTGCTTTATCTTGTTTTCAGCGTGATTCTTATGCCACCAGATGCTCAACACTTCAAAGATTCTAAaaacttttccctcttttctagGTGCTTGTAGTCCAAGAGCATAGTGGAAGGTTCCAAGGTACGGGTGTATGGAAACTCCCCACTGGAGTTGTGAACGAGGTGAGTGTGCTTAAGATATCAAGTGCTACATTAGAAGTATCGATATGTAATGCAATGGTTTGACTGTGAATCTATCCCCGTAGGGTGAGGATATATGTGATGCAGTTGTCAGGGAAGTAAAGGAAGAGACCGGAGTAAGTGAAGAGTTTTATGTTGTGTAGAAAAGTTAATTATCTGAGGCATTTCACTTGAGAATTCCAACTAAAGCCGTATTCTTTTACGATCTACAGGTAGACACTAAATTTGTTGAAGTCCTTTGTTTCAGGTAAATAAAATCCTCTATTTCAGATTGTTATGCATTAATATGTTTTGGTCTTTATTTAGATATCTGTGTTTAGCCTTCTGATGTCCAAATTTGCTTTCGCTTTCTCACATTCTATCTCTTATGTTCGATCACAGACAGAGCCACAAATCATTCTTCACAAAGTCGGATTTGTTCTTCCTTTGCGTGCTTCAGCCAGAATCATCTGCTATTGATAAACAGAACGTAGAGATTGAGGCAGCCCAGGTAAATTGCACACTTGCATATATTGTTGATTTTGGTGGAAGTATGAggactttttaataattaaatcatTGCTTGGGCTGTCTTGTACAACACTGGGCTGCGTGCTTCAATCTTGCATTCTTGCCCATTTGTGCTGAACAATGAATCTGGTAAAATTCAATGTATAATTTCTCAAGCACATCGACGACGAGTGATCTCGCTGGATACCTGTTAGGATATAGCTATGTAGTAGCCGTGTTAAAAGATGATCATTCATTAGttctttctttggccaaatCTATGAACTGAACTGGATTTGTTTTATCTTGATTATAGTGGATGCCAATTGAGGAGTATGCAGCACAACCTTTTGTTGTTGGAAACAagcaattcaatttcatggcgAATATATGCTTGGTGAAGGCTGATCATGGCTACCCTGGTTTCAGTGCTCGGGCCACAACTACTAGGggtggaaaaaggaattacaTCTATTGCAATAAGCCTGAAATTGTGGAGAACTTTGCAAGTTTGATGTAATTactaaaaaatatgaattttttaattcttaatttttaatttcttttaacgcttaattttttatatatatattttttccttcttcctcttatttatagcaagttttaggattgtttttgattgtactttcataataagtttaagaattcCTAGTGCACTTATCCATTTATAAAACTATAGAGCATAGCATCTTTTTGATAGAAGAATAATGAAGTTAAACCTATACtacatttaaagaaaatggaggattAGGTATCAGAGATTTGCTTTCCCTTTAATAAGGCAATATTgagaaaacaagcttggagtcTAATTCAAAACCCATCATCACTCTTGTGCCGGCTAttgaaatgaatttactttCCTAGTGTAGACTTTTGGCATGCAGAAAAAGGAGTATGCCCCTTTTAGGGATGGTAGAGTTTGCTCGTGGGAAGGGATTTAATCTCTCACTTAGTGCATTGTTCAGTACGTAATGAAGCTAACATAACAATTAGAGAAGACAAATGGCTGAAAAAGATGGGTGCTTGGAGGTCCTGCTCCTAGAGGTGAACCACTTGTTTAGACAGGGAGGAGAACTCATGGAATTTTTTGCTTCTAGAGgataattttcacattaaaTTGTCAATAAAATCCTATCTATTCCAGTGAGGACTCAGATAGCAAAAGATCATATTGTATGGACATGGATTCAATCAAGCAAATATTCAGTCGAAAAGGATATAATCACATAAGAGAGTCAGATGACAAGCCTAGCTAGATTCAAGCATTTTCCTCCTTTCAACTTCCTCATAGTCTATGGAGGGAGATATGGAACTTGTCTACAACCCCTAAAGTGAAATTATGTATGTGGTCCCTATGTCAAAACGCTCCACTTATGAAGGAGAACCTATTTGGAAGATGAATTGTACCCGATTCGATATGCGCATTGTGCAATGAAGGCATCCCTGAGACAACAGAGTATTTATTCTTATTACCCATAGACGACCCAGATCTATGTATTAAACTTTTGACATAAGGTTTGTCGAGAATTGAAGCATGGATATAAGAATTAAAAGCAAACTCAGCTCACTCGCCAAGCTTGGAAGTGGTCGTGTTGGTACTTTGGCACATGTGAAAAGCACGAAATCACTTGGTCCTCACGAATAGACCTCTAGCTCCACCAGGATCGTGGATTTTGCATTCGCAAGCTTGAagatttccaaaaattagggaCTTAACACAGCACCTACAGAACTTTTGGTCTCCACCGCAGCTTTGggcattgaaaatgaaaatcgaCAGAGCATACAGTCCTTGATGGACGAATGGAACCATTGCTTGTGTTTGTCGTGATCACTCGACAAGGCTCGTCGATGGATTTGCAAGAAGTGTTTAGGCTTCATTACCTTTTCGATGGAGTGTCATACGTCGCTTTAAACCTACTGTCCTTGTTgccaagaaagaaaatcttTCGATTGAGTCCCAGAATTTATGGTCAGTCAATATCCATGGGAAGTTTGTATACGGATCACTAAGTGTcatggtctgttgctccacTTCTCAAATATCTAGGTTTAGCATTGCTATAAAGAGGCAACTCCATTGTAGACTGGAAAGCCAAAGCCATAGGAGAAATTCCCTTCCACTGATTCGGGTTATTTCACCTCCCTTAATTTTTCTTACTTAGAtaatttcatattctttttttcgtcAATTTTAAAGGAggcgggtttttttttttcctaagagAGTTCGACACGAACAATCATTATATTATTCTACAAGGTTTTATTGGAGAAGCTAACTTTTTCCACACTCATATTTTGCATATATTTCCATTCTaaattattaatcaaattttcacTATTAGCACATGATGTACACATTTTCTTAGattattttgcctttttcttttgttttcaacttttcttttctgacaCGTACTCGTTCAATTATCAACAACCAATCATTAATATACCCATTGCCAAGTCAGCTGCCAATTTCTCCTTAGAATAGATCTCATTCATCTCAATCCCAAATATCTACAGCCTAGAAAGAAGGTTTGCATGTCTACTGCTCGACATCATATTTTAATTCGGGAACAAAGACACAGAcagttcttaattttttttttttccaatttgggGTATTGTCGAATAAAATATTCGATAGCAAGTTGATCAATTAATTCAATAAGAAATGGTAATTAACACTCGCTTTAATTAATACCACAATCGAATCCACTTTCATTTTGATAATTAGCATCGacaattcttaaatttttattgcaaTTTGGGGTATTGTTGAATCcaacaaaaatattcaatagCAAGTTGATTGGTTAATTCAATAAGAAATGGTAATCAATACTCGATTTAATTAATACTATCCAATCGaatccaattttattttgtttacttATTCAATTTCAATGAGCATTTATTTCggtttacttttttaaaatgaaataacaaattcgaacaaatcaaataaaaatatttggggTTAGATCGAATTGTAAATAGAGttcttttttcccaattaaAATATAGAACAAAATAAGTGCCTATgagattaaaataatgaattgtAAATAGAGTTCAAGCTCAAATAtcattatttattgtttataatAATAGACAATTAAGGACTATTTTCTCTGTGGCCACACTCTCACtctttctctccccctctctcgcTTACCCTCACCTGCAAGAGATAAGCCCCTTCTAGAGTCCCACATCGAACAGACCGCAGAGAGCATAAGAGAGTTTGCTTATAAAACCCAAGCTTagccttttatttttcttcattttcttgggCTTGTGGCCTATACTGAGGTGGAAAGCTTGACTAGCAGGGTCAAAGAGCGCGGGGGTGAAGGGATATGGTCTTCTAAGCACGTGCGGTGCAATGTTCTTTATTAAATGTAATCGGTTCCTTTGGACCAACTGGAAAAGCGGACCGAGTGGTGTGGGCCTGACCAGTTGCAGTCTACTTCGGTTCGGTTCTCAGTTCTGCAAATAGGGAACCGGTCTTGtaggtccggttcccggttctaggttgggaaccggaccgcccgGGAACGATCACCCTAAGGATAAGCACCAGCAGAGGGATGGGAAGGGGCCTGCTGTTGCGAAAGAGGCGGCTGGACCGCCCCCCATGCA
This region of Eucalyptus grandis isolate ANBG69807.140 chromosome 8, ASM1654582v1, whole genome shotgun sequence genomic DNA includes:
- the LOC104456594 gene encoding LOW QUALITY PROTEIN: nudix hydrolase 7 (The sequence of the model RefSeq protein was modified relative to this genomic sequence to represent the inferred CDS: substituted 2 bases at 2 genomic stop codons); translation: MTEHNDSGIEQIQLLDGCEDSYGGVRVEIKEDMDADVMKADVFASLLRASVSSWKQQGKKGVWIKLPIKCSHLVDIIVKEGFRYHHAESDYLMLVRWLPETQDTIPANASHRVGVGAFVLNDKREVLVVQEHSGRFQGTGVWKLPTGVVNEGEDICDAVVREVKEETGVSEEFYVVXKSXLSEAFHLRIPTKAVFFYDLQVDTKFVEVLCFRQSHKSFFTKSDLFFLCVLQPESSAIDKQNVEIEAAQWMPIEEYAAQPFVVGNKQFNFMANICLVKADHGYPGFSARATTTRGGKRNYIYCNKPEIVENFASLM